A genomic segment from Bubalus bubalis isolate 160015118507 breed Murrah chromosome 5, NDDB_SH_1, whole genome shotgun sequence encodes:
- the PKP3 gene encoding plakophilin-3 has product MQPRTPQLTAAVSGVSPEASSLRTASRPEAGVCSLALPSDLQLDRRGAEGPEAERLRAARVQEQVRARLLQLGQQPRHNGPAEPDGAAEAARGASRAQYHTLQAGFSSRSQGLGGETSTFRPIAKPTYSPASWSSRSAVDLSSSRRLSSVHNGGGAFGAAGYRGTPPAAPVPARPVSFHERGGAGSRADYDTLSLRSLRLGAGGPDDRYSVVSEQLEPAATSSYRAFAYERRASSSSSRAGGLDWPEATEGPPSRTIRAPAMRTLQRFQSSHRSRAVAGGGPGGVLESVTRAPSVRSLSLGDSGHLPDMRGLDSYGGHRTLQRLSSGFDDIDLPSAVKYLMASDPNLQVLGAAYIQHKCYSDTAAKKQARSLQAVPRLVKLFNHANQEVQRHATGAMRNLVYDNADNKLALVEENGIFELLRALREQDDELRKNVTGILWNLSSSDHLKDRLARDTLEQLTDLVLSPLSGAGGPPLIQQNASEAEIFYNATGFLRNLSSASQATRQKMRECHGLVDALVTYINHALDVGKCEDKSVENAVCVLRNLSYRLYDEMPPSALQRLEGRGRQDMGVPPGEAVGCFTPQSRRLRELPLTADALTFAEVSKDPKGLEWLWSPQIVGLYNRLLQRCELNRHTTEAAAGALQNITAGDRRWAGVLSRLALEQERILNPLLDRVRTADHHQLRSLTGLIRNLSRNARNKDEMSTKLVSHLIEKLPGSVGEKSPPADVLINIIAVLNNLVVASPVAARDLLYFDGLRKLVFIKKKRDSPDSEKSSRAASSLLANLWQYNKLHRDFRAKGYRKEDFLGP; this is encoded by the exons ATGCAGCCCAGGACTCCTCAGCTCACAGCAGCCGTCTCTGGGGTGAGCCCCGAGGCCAGCAGTCTCCGGACCGCCAGCAGG CCCGAGGCGGGCGTGTGCTCCCTGGCGCTGCCCTCGGATCTGCAGCTGGACCGCCGGGGTGCCGAGGGGCCGGAGGCAGAGCGGCTGAGGGCGGCCCGCGTCCAGGAGCAGGTCCGCGCGCGCCTGCTGCAGCTGGGCCAGCAGCCACGGCACAATGGGCCCGCTGAGCCCGACGGGGCAGCCGAGGCGGCCAGAG GTGCATCCAGGGCTCAGTACCACACCTTGCAGGCTGGCTTCAGCTCTCGCTCCCAGGGCCTGGGCGGGGAAACCTCG aCCTTCCGGCCCATCGCCAAGCCCACCTACAGCCCTGCCTCCTGGTCTTCCCGCTCGGCCGTGGACCTGAGCTCCAGTCGGAGGCTAAGCTCCGTCCACAACGGGGGTGGTGCCTTTGGGGCTGCAGGGTACCGGGGTACCCCGCCCGCTGCACCGGTGCCCGCCCGGCCTGTGTCCTTCCACGAGCGTGGTGGGGCAGGCAGCCGGGCAGATTACGACACCTTGTCCCTGCGCTCGCTGAGGCTGGGGGCCGGGGGCCCGGACGACCGATACAGCGTGGTGTCTGAGCAGCTGGAGCCGGCGGCCACGTCCTCCTACAGGGCCTTTGCCTACGAGCGCCGGGCCAGCTCCAGCTCTAGccgggctgggggcctggactgGCCGGAGGCTACCGAGGGACCGCCCAGCCGGACCATCCGTGCTCCTGCCATGCGGACCCTGCAGCGGTTCCAAAGCAGCCACCGCAGCCGTGCAGTGGCTGGGGGCGGGCCCGGGGGCGTCCTGGAGTCCGTGACCCGCGCACCCTCTGTGCGCAGCCTCAGCCTCGGTGACTCGGGCCACCTGCCGGACATGCGCGGGCTGGACAGCTACGGCGGCCACCGCACTCTACAGAGGCTCAGCAGCGG ATTCGATGACATCGACCTGCCCTCAGCAGTCAAGTACCTCATGGCCTCAGATCCCAACCTGCAGGTGCTGGGAGCTGCCTACATCCAGCACAAGTGCTACAGCGACACAGCCGCCAAGAAGCAG GCCCGCAGCCTGCAGGCTGTGCCCAGGCTGGTGAAGCTCTTCAACCACGCCAACCAGGAAGTGCAGCGCCACGCCACAGGCGCCATGCGCAACCTCGTCTATGACAACGCGGACAACAAGCTGGCCCTGGTGGAGGAGAACGGCATCTTCGAGCTGCTGCGGGCACTGCGGGAGCAGGACGATGAGCTCCGCAAGAACGTCACAG GGATCCTGTGGAACCTGTCCTCCAGCGACCACCTGAAGGACCGCCTGGCCCGGGACACGCTGGAGCAGCTCACAGATCTGGTGCTGAGCCCCCTGTCGGGGGCGGGCGGGCCGCCCCTCATCCAGCAGAACGCCTCTGAAGCCGAGATATTCTACAACGCCACCGGCTTCCTCAG GAACCTCAGCTCTGCCTCCCAGGCCACTCGCCAGAAAATGCGTGAGTGCCACGGGCTGGTGGACGCCCTGGTCACCTACATCAACCATGCCCTGGACGTGGGCAAGTGTGAGGATAAG AGTGTGGAGAACGCCGTGTGCGTGCTGAGGAACCTGTCCTACCGCCTGTACGACGAGATGCCGCCCTCGGCCCTTCAGCGGCTGGAGGGCCGGGGCCGCCAGGACATGGGGGTACCCCCAGGCGAGGCGGTGGGCTGCTTCACTCCACAGAGCCGGCGGCTCCGAGAG CTGCCCCTCACGGCCGACGCGCTTACCTTTGCTGAGGTGTCTAAGGACCCCAAGGGCCTCGAGTGGCTGTGGAGCCCCCAGATCGTGGGGCTGTACAACCGGCTGCTGCAGCGCTGTGAGCTCAACCGGCACACGACCGAGGCGGCAGCCGGGGCGCTGCAGAACATCACCGCAGGGGACCGCAGG TGGGCGGGGGTGCTGAGCCGGCTGGCTCTGGAGCAGGAGCGCATACTGAACCCGCTGCTGGACCGAGTTCGGACCGCTGACCACCACCAGCTGCGCTCACTGACGGGCCTCATCCGAAACCTGTCCCGCAACGCCAGGAACAAGGATGAGATGT CCACCAAGCTGGTGAGTCACCTGATCGAGAAGCTGCCCGGCAGCGTGGGTGAGAAGTCTCCTCCAGCCGACGTGCTGATAAACATCATAGCTGTCCTCAACAACCTCGTGGTGGCCAGTCCCGTGGCCGCCCGGGACCTGCTCTACTTCGACGGGCTCCGCAAGCTGGTCTTCATCAAGAAGAAGCGGGACAG ccctgaCAGTGAGAAGTCCTCCCGGGCGGCCTCTAGCCTCTTGGCCAACCTGTGGCAGTACAACAAGCTGCACCGAGACTTCCGGGCG AAGGGCTACCGGAAGGAGGACTTCCTGGGGCCGTAG